CGTGGCAGCTCTATCTCGGATTACCGCGATGGGGAGGGGCGACCCGGGGATTTTCAGAACCGGTTTCGCGTCTACGACCGGGAAGGGCAGCCCTGTCGCACCTGCAAAGGCTCGCTTCGCCGTGAGACGCACGGAGGACGCAGCTCGTTTTTCTGCCCGACCTGCCAGGCGTAAGACGGTCTTGTCCTTAGTGAGCAGAGAGGGCACGGCACGCCGTGCCCCTACAGTGTCACCCCCGCGGAACACTTGCCGCAGGCAGTACCACCACAGAGAGGGCACGGCACGCCGTGCCCCTACAGTGTCACGGCCTTTTTTCCGTTTGCTCTTGTCTTCCCTGTCTCTTCCCTGGCATACTGCACCGACGAGGGGTAGGAAAATTTCAGGAGAGGAGGCGGCAGGCGTGGATCTTCCCCAATGTCAAAAATGTGGTCGCGGCGTTCTTGCTCCGTTATCGGATTTCGGGCCACGCGGAGCGTCGCTCGAATATAAAGTGTGGGCGTGTATTCACCCGGGCTGCGGTTTCACCATCCGGATCGATAAAGGCGTCGTCGTCTACGGTAAAGTAGGCGACACCAAACGACGCTTGGATGAACCGTAGCGTGTTCTCTTGTCCGCAAGCAGGGCAGCTAGGTTAGAACCTCACGCGCATGCCGCCAAAGGCCCCGAGCGGGGCTCCCGGACCGAGGAAGCGCTCGACGCCGGTTTTGTCGATCGTGTTCTCGAAAAAAGCGCCATAGGTTTCGTACTCCGCATCGAACACGTTCTCCAAGCGAAGGAACAGTTCCGCGTTGCGAAACCGATACGTCGTCTGGGCGTTCGCCACAAAATACGGATCGAGGCGGTGACGCTCGTTGGCTTCGTCCCCACGTAAATACTGGGAGCCGACATAGACGCCATCGAATCGTACCCTCCAAGACGGTGTGAGGGAAAACTCGAGGCCGCCGTTCACTCGGTGCGCCGCGACCAAGGGGAGTGTATCCCCTTTTTGCACGAGGGCTACTCGGTCTTCATTAGCAAAGGTGAAGAGTTCGACATCGTCCTCGAAGGTAGCGTCCGTCAACGTATAATTCAAAAACCATTGTCCCTGACCGAAAGCGCCTTTGAGGAGCAATTCGAGCCCCTGGCGGCGCGTGGCTTTGACATTCTGGAAAAACCCGAGCACGCGACTCTGGGGATCGTTGCGGAAGAGAATATCGTCTTCCAGGTCGGTGCGGAAAAATGCCAAGGTCGTATGGAGCTGAGGGGAAGGCGACCAGCGCATCCCGGTTTCCCAGGTTTTCCCTTTGACTGGGTCGAGCGGTGGATCGTCGACAATGGCGGTGGGAATGGGGCAAGGAGCTTCCGGATTCGCGCACGTTAACTCGATGGCCGTCGGGGCGCGGTAGCTTTCGCTATAGTTCGCGTACAGGCTGAGGTTGGACAGGAGCGAGTAGGTCGCACCGATGGCGGGATTAAAGCGTTCGAAGCGATGGCTTCCGCTTGCGTTGGTTGTGCGCTCATCCTCTTCACCTGTTGCCAGCCGATCCTCGATGTTTAACGCCGTGGTGTCGAACCGTCCGGCGGCGGTGATCGTAAGTCGTTCCGTCGGTTCCACCGTCAAGGTCAGAAAGGCACCGCCGCCGTGGGTTTCCGAGGTGACGTCGGTCGCTGCTGAGAAATTGTCCTCTTCGCCGTCTCCGCCCAGTGCTCGTTCGGCAATCCGATGGCGTAGCGTGGTGCCGGTGTAATCGAGACCGGTAATCGCAGTCAGTGGGATTCCCCAGAGAGAATCTTGATACGTCAGCTGGACGGAGCTACCCCAACCGTCTTGCGCTGTCCGGGCAAGCACATCTTCTTCGACATCGCGATTGAACTGATCGAGATCGAGCAAGCGGCCATAAGCAGTGGCTGCCAGCGAGAAGCCCGTGCCGAGGTCGCTGCGATATTGGCTGTTGAACGAGAAAAATTCTGGAGAGAAACGATCGGGATGCGTAAACACGGCGGAGCGGTCGTGGGCGAGGCGACTCTCCGGCAGTGGTCCGTTGCCGATCAGGCGATTATTGACATAGGTTAGGGAGAAGGTGAGGTCGTGCGGACCTGTCAGATAGCCGACTTTCCCGAACACTTGACCGACATTGCTGGGAGAGAAGTCGCGGAACCCGTCTTCCGTCACCCAATTGCCGGACAGGAAATAGTCGAGTGGTCCGTGTGTGCCGCCGGTCTGTAGCAAGGTGCGGACGCGACCGAAACTGCCTCCCCAGACTTCCGCCACCGTACCTGGATTGGTTAATCCGCGTTTGGTTTCCATAATGATCGCGCCGCCGAGTGTGTTACGGCCATAGACCGGGTTGGAGCCAGGGATCAGTTCTACTCGTTCGATAGCATCGGCGGGAATCAGATCCCAATTCACCTGATCCGCCAAGGGCTCATTCACGCGCGCACCATCGACAAACACACTGAGTCCCGGCGGGGTGCCCAGCAGGAAAGAGCTGGTGAACCCTCGATAGCTAATGTCCGGCTGGAAGGGATTATTTTGTACATGCGTGAGCGAGACGCCAGCCAAGTTGCGGGCGAAAAAATCGGTGAGGTTCAGCGCGCCGCTGGCCGTGTAATCCTCGCCGGTGGTGACTTGCACATTGGCCGGAATTTTCTTTTCGGGAAGGGGAACGCTCATGAGCGGCGTGGAGCCGCGTACCGTCACTTCGGGTAAGGCCACGTCCGGCGAGGTTTGCGCTCGGCTCTGCCGCACATCGAGACTTGCGAAGAGGAGGCAGCAGCACAGGACGCCTCTACTCCAGATGTTCATGGCCCTCTTTGGTGTGATGTTCCTCGTGTCCGGTTTTGCTCGTGGGGCGATTGTCTTCCCCGGGGTGGCAGCTGACCTGCACGAGTCCCAGGAATTTCACGTTCGCGCAGGCATCGACTTCGCCGACGGCGCATTCGTGAATGTTGGGAATGAAGAAGCGAAACGGCCCGCCTTTCTTTTCCGGCAAAGGAGCGTCTTCCAGTCGATAGGCGACGATGGCATCGCGGACGGCTGCGAGCGGCACGCTGGCGGAAAATTTGCCGTCCGTGGACTGTAACGTGAGATAGGTTGCCGATGAAGCGAGACCGACTTTTTCCAGAATGGATTGGAGACGCACGCCGCCGCCCTCGCGACCGGGAATGAGCTGCCCGATATCCGGGATTTGGTTCGGAAGTGCGCTCAGGTCGTTAAAATCGAAAGCGCCTGCGTCTTGCACCTCGCCTTCGATGCGAAGCAATTCCATATTGTGAGGTCTCCTTTCTTTTTATGAACAATACGGGGTGCCGGAAAAAGAGTCGAGAGAGGAGGGAACTGGTATCACAAGCTCGGCTATATGTGAAGAAATCGGAGCATCCACGCCAACAGTAAACAAAGGCAAAGACCTACTGTCGCGGTTTGTCCTGGGGGGAAGTCGTAATAGTTCGCGAAAATGAAGGCACCTACACTGGCACTGAGAGCAATGACTGGGGCAAGAAAAAACATCGTGCGCACTTCCCGGCTCAGATTTTTGGCCACTAGCGCCGGAAGGACAAGACAAGCGAATGCGTAGACAACGCCGGAGACATGGATCGAGAAGCCGACGAGCACTCCGAGCCAGATCGACAAGCCGGCGTTCCAGCGTGATACATGAAGGCCGACCGCTTGCGCCATGTCCGGGTCCATGACGATGAGCAGTGCATGCCGATGATAGAAAAAGAGCCCGATGAGCGTGACTACGTTGAGCAGCGCGAAGATCCACACATCCGCACCTCGCGCACCGATGATGGTGCTGGTCAATAGACTGCGCACCTCCTCCAGCCCGTGCGGGCTGTGCGACATCAACAACACCGAAGCACTCAACGAGAGGAGGAAAATCCACCCGGTGACGGCTTCATGACTCTCCCGCTGGCCGCCCTTTCCGCTTTGCGTGGAGAGCAAGGCCGCCAAGATAGAGAACACGCCGCCCATCACTCCGTAAAACACATGCGATCGCCACCAGCTTTCCTCGTCGGTCGTGAGCCAACTTCCGAGGAGCATGCCGGTGGCGACTCCAAGCGCGGACGCTTGCGAAACTGCGGCGCCGAGAAAAATCTGGTCACGCGCGACGACCAGGACACCAACGAGCGAGAGCAAAACGCTAATCAACCATCCGGAGAGGTAGGCATTGTGGAACAGCGGCCAGGAGTCGAGAAATTCCTGGATCACCCTCCAGCTCCTTCCCCGCGCAGCAGCGGCGGGTTCTCGGCGAGCTGGAGCAACGCAAGCTCAGGAGTGCCAGCGTAAAGGTGCGCAAGGTTCTTGGCGGTGAGGATGCGATCCTTTGGCCCTGCCGTGACGCGGCCCGCGTGTAGCAAGGCAACATGCGTGGCATGGCGTGCGGCGATGCTGACATTGTGTGTCACGAGTAACACGGTCTGTCCTTGTTCTTGGTTTAAGGCGACCAGGAGCCGTAAGAGCGCATCCTCCGTCGGAACATCGAGGTTATTCGTGGGTTCGTCGAGAATGAGGAGGGTCGGGCGTCGCACAAGCGCTCGCGCCACGAGCGCCCGTTGGCGTTGACCGCCGGACAAGGCCCAATAACTGTGGCGGGCGAAGTCCGCCATCCCCATCTTGCTCAGCGCCCAGGACAAGCGTTCTTCTCGCTCGTTCTTGACATGCGGCAGTCCCACTAGGCCGAGCAAAACGAATTCGCGCACGGTGGTGGGCAGGGTCGGGTTGAGGTCACAGCGTTGGGGGACGAAGCCAGTGCGCTCTCGACTCGCGAGGACGGGATGATGCCAGAGGCGTCCAGCTTGGGGCGGAATGAGCCCGAGAATGGCCTTCATCAACGTAGTTTTTCCTCCACCATTCTGGCCGAGAAAAACCCAAAACTCTCCAGGGTGCACTTCGAGATGGACATCGTGCAGCACGGTGTTGGCACCGTAGCCGAGCGACAGCCCAGCGGCGTGAAGCACCAGCGATGATCGTTCCCCGTGTTCCATATGGTTAGCGTGCTGACCCATTGTCTAATGCCCCTGCAAGCTGCCGCACATTGTAGTCGGTCATTGCAAGGTAGTCTTCGGTGCCTGGCCGCGCCCCTGCCTGATTTGCCATCGCGGCGACTTTCGCACCGGTATTTTCGGACACGAATTGCGCGTACCGCGGGTCGTAGTAAGCCGCCGCCAGAACGGCTTTCACTCCATTCGCTTTCATGAAGCTGATAACCTCACTAAGGTGAGCGGTGGTCGGTGGGATGCCGGGCTTCGGCTCCAACGTCCCCGCGATGTGGAGCCCGAATCGCTCGGCGAAGTACCGCCACATATCGTGATCGGTCACAACCTGAGCGTCATGATACGGGCGCATCAGTGCGAGCCAGCCACCGAGCTGGGCGTCTTCGCCTTGGCTTTTCAAAAAGTCGATGAGTTTTCCACGTTGGAACAAGAGCGCCAGTTTTTCAAACTCATACTTGTTTGCCAGCGTTTCGCCGACCATGGCGCCGCCGAGCCGTTGGCGGAAAGCAGTATAGCGCTCAGCGAAATAGGCAGCGCTGTTCGGTTGTAGTTCGCCGAGTTTATCGCGGATCAGGGCGGCGACCTTGAGACCATTCAACGGATCGGTCAGATAATGGGGATTCCCAAAAGGATGCACGTCGCCCATGGATCGATCCACTGAAGCCGTTGGGATTCCAAGAGGGGCGATGACCGTGGCGGCGTCCACATAACCACGAGTACCAGGCAGCACCTTCCCATTGCGAGCGTTCCGTAATAGCACGGGCGCCCATCCTGCTTCTAACTCCATCCCCATTTGCACATAGATGTCGCATTCGCTCAGGATCTTAATGAAACTCGGCTTCGCTTCAACAAAGTGGGGATCTTCCGTCCCTTTGACAAAAACTGACACGGCAACTCGATCCCCGCCCACTTCTCTGATCAGACTCCCCAATTCAGGCACTGTAGCGCAAGCGCGCATCTCCTGGGCGGAGGCTGCTGGTCTTTCGAGCGCACCAGAGAGAAGCCAGAGACCGAAGAAGACCACTGTATATGTTTTCGCGTATCTGCTTTTCATGTGAACCTCCTCCTCATCTAATAGGTGTGAGCCGCGTGGGCACCGTACATGATTTCGAACCCTAACCAGACTGAATGAGCATCCTTCCCGCCGGTCAGATGCTTGGCGTAGTCAAAGTTGTACTGCAAGCGAATCCGTGAAAACTCGGTGGGATGCCAAGCCAGCAGCGGCGACACTCGGTGTCGGTCGGAAC
This genomic stretch from Deltaproteobacteria bacterium harbors:
- a CDS encoding zinc ABC transporter substrate-binding protein, which translates into the protein MKSRYAKTYTVVFFGLWLLSGALERPAASAQEMRACATVPELGSLIREVGGDRVAVSVFVKGTEDPHFVEAKPSFIKILSECDIYVQMGMELEAGWAPVLLRNARNGKVLPGTRGYVDAATVIAPLGIPTASVDRSMGDVHPFGNPHYLTDPLNGLKVAALIRDKLGELQPNSAAYFAERYTAFRQRLGGAMVGETLANKYEFEKLALLFQRGKLIDFLKSQGEDAQLGGWLALMRPYHDAQVVTDHDMWRYFAERFGLHIAGTLEPKPGIPPTTAHLSEVISFMKANGVKAVLAAAYYDPRYAQFVSENTGAKVAAMANQAGARPGTEDYLAMTDYNVRQLAGALDNGSAR
- a CDS encoding TonB-dependent receptor, which produces MNIWSRGVLCCCLLFASLDVRQSRAQTSPDVALPEVTVRGSTPLMSVPLPEKKIPANVQVTTGEDYTASGALNLTDFFARNLAGVSLTHVQNNPFQPDISYRGFTSSFLLGTPPGLSVFVDGARVNEPLADQVNWDLIPADAIERVELIPGSNPVYGRNTLGGAIIMETKRGLTNPGTVAEVWGGSFGRVRTLLQTGGTHGPLDYFLSGNWVTEDGFRDFSPSNVGQVFGKVGYLTGPHDLTFSLTYVNNRLIGNGPLPESRLAHDRSAVFTHPDRFSPEFFSFNSQYRSDLGTGFSLAATAYGRLLDLDQFNRDVEEDVLARTAQDGWGSSVQLTYQDSLWGIPLTAITGLDYTGTTLRHRIAERALGGDGEEDNFSAATDVTSETHGGGAFLTLTVEPTERLTITAAGRFDTTALNIEDRLATGEEDERTTNASGSHRFERFNPAIGATYSLLSNLSLYANYSESYRAPTAIELTCANPEAPCPIPTAIVDDPPLDPVKGKTWETGMRWSPSPQLHTTLAFFRTDLEDDILFRNDPQSRVLGFFQNVKATRRQGLELLLKGAFGQGQWFLNYTLTDATFEDDVELFTFANEDRVALVQKGDTLPLVAAHRVNGGLEFSLTPSWRVRFDGVYVGSQYLRGDEANERHRLDPYFVANAQTTYRFRNAELFLRLENVFDAEYETYGAFFENTIDKTGVERFLGPGAPLGAFGGMRVRF
- a CDS encoding molybdopterin-dependent oxidoreductase, translating into MELLRIEGEVQDAGAFDFNDLSALPNQIPDIGQLIPGREGGGVRLQSILEKVGLASSATYLTLQSTDGKFSASVPLAAVRDAIVAYRLEDAPLPEKKGGPFRFFIPNIHECAVGEVDACANVKFLGLVQVSCHPGEDNRPTSKTGHEEHHTKEGHEHLE
- a CDS encoding metal ABC transporter permease, encoding MIQEFLDSWPLFHNAYLSGWLISVLLSLVGVLVVARDQIFLGAAVSQASALGVATGMLLGSWLTTDEESWWRSHVFYGVMGGVFSILAALLSTQSGKGGQRESHEAVTGWIFLLSLSASVLLMSHSPHGLEEVRSLLTSTIIGARGADVWIFALLNVVTLIGLFFYHRHALLIVMDPDMAQAVGLHVSRWNAGLSIWLGVLVGFSIHVSGVVYAFACLVLPALVAKNLSREVRTMFFLAPVIALSASVGAFIFANYYDFPPGQTATVGLCLCLLLAWMLRFLHI
- a CDS encoding metal ABC transporter ATP-binding protein produces the protein MGQHANHMEHGERSSLVLHAAGLSLGYGANTVLHDVHLEVHPGEFWVFLGQNGGGKTTLMKAILGLIPPQAGRLWHHPVLASRERTGFVPQRCDLNPTLPTTVREFVLLGLVGLPHVKNEREERLSWALSKMGMADFARHSYWALSGGQRQRALVARALVRRPTLLILDEPTNNLDVPTEDALLRLLVALNQEQGQTVLLVTHNVSIAARHATHVALLHAGRVTAGPKDRILTAKNLAHLYAGTPELALLQLAENPPLLRGEGAGG